One window of Jannaschia sp. CCS1 genomic DNA carries:
- a CDS encoding AEC family transporter → MGDLLTVVLPVFLVVGAGYVAVWRGLFADSAVDGLMVFTQKFAIPCLLFTAIATLDLSAEFNLWLLGAYYGGAGACFVLGIFGARLLFGRPWPDCVAMGFAVMFANTVLLGLPVMERAFGPASLAPNYTIIAFNAGFCFLIGITTMEFVRAETRGIALVKTVADAIFRNSLMIGIMAGFAVNFSGLTIPAVAQDALDLMIRAALPAALFGLGGVLYRYKPEGDAGAIAMLCALALFVHPAITWTIGSLGGLSTGQMRSAVLTASMAPGVNAYIFANMYGVARRVVATTVLLGTALTVVSASVWLLILP, encoded by the coding sequence ATGGGCGATCTTCTGACAGTCGTCCTGCCGGTCTTCCTTGTGGTCGGTGCAGGATATGTCGCGGTGTGGCGCGGGTTGTTTGCCGACAGCGCCGTCGATGGCCTGATGGTCTTCACCCAGAAGTTTGCGATCCCCTGCCTACTGTTCACTGCCATCGCGACACTGGACCTGAGCGCGGAGTTCAACCTGTGGCTTCTGGGGGCCTACTACGGCGGCGCGGGGGCGTGCTTTGTCCTGGGCATCTTTGGCGCGCGGCTTCTGTTTGGACGTCCCTGGCCCGATTGTGTGGCCATGGGTTTTGCGGTGATGTTCGCCAATACCGTCCTTTTGGGTCTGCCGGTCATGGAGCGGGCCTTTGGCCCCGCCTCTCTTGCGCCAAACTATACGATCATCGCCTTCAACGCGGGCTTCTGCTTCCTGATCGGCATTACCACGATGGAGTTTGTGCGCGCCGAAACGCGCGGGATCGCCTTGGTCAAGACCGTGGCCGATGCGATCTTCCGAAACTCGCTGATGATCGGAATCATGGCCGGGTTTGCCGTGAACTTCTCGGGCCTGACCATCCCGGCAGTGGCGCAAGATGCGCTCGATCTGATGATCCGCGCCGCCTTGCCGGCAGCCCTGTTTGGCTTGGGTGGCGTGTTGTACCGCTACAAACCCGAGGGCGACGCGGGCGCAATTGCCATGCTGTGTGCGCTGGCCCTGTTCGTGCATCCGGCGATCACATGGACCATCGGAAGCCTTGGCGGGCTCAGCACCGGGCAAATGCGCAGTGCTGTTCTGACCGCCTCCATGGCCCCCGGGGTCAACGCCTATATCTTTGCGAATATGTATGGGGTCGCGCGCCGGGTCGTGGCGACGACCGTTCTTTTGGGCACGGCGCTGACGGTGGTGAGTGCATCGGTCTGGTTGCTGATCTTGCCGTAA
- a CDS encoding MBL fold metallo-hydrolase: protein MAELRFTILGCGSSGGVPRLGGHWGECDPANPRNARRRCSLLVEREGESGTTTVLIDTSPDLRAQLLDAGIGRLDAVLYTHAHADHVHGLDDLRMIVFNMRARLPVYADGATTNDLLNRFGYAFVQPPGSAYPPILDINHLGGDVTIDGEGGSITFAPFEVNHGNIDALGFRIGDVAYLPDVSAIPEDTWPMLQGLDTWILDALRRTPHPSHSHLDNSLAWIKRANPRRAVLTNMHIDLDYQTIADETPDNVIPAYDGLTLTYQV from the coding sequence ATGGCTGAGTTGCGCTTCACCATCCTGGGCTGCGGCTCCTCGGGCGGTGTGCCGCGACTGGGTGGCCATTGGGGGGAATGTGATCCGGCGAACCCGAGAAACGCACGGCGCAGATGCTCCCTCCTCGTTGAACGGGAGGGGGAAAGTGGCACGACGACGGTGCTGATCGACACGTCACCGGACCTGCGCGCACAGCTTCTGGATGCCGGGATCGGGCGACTTGATGCGGTGCTATACACCCACGCCCATGCCGACCATGTCCACGGGCTGGATGACCTGCGAATGATCGTCTTCAACATGCGCGCGCGCCTGCCTGTCTATGCGGACGGCGCGACGACGAACGACCTGCTGAACCGGTTTGGCTATGCCTTCGTGCAGCCGCCGGGCTCGGCCTATCCGCCAATCCTCGACATCAATCACCTGGGCGGCGATGTCACGATTGACGGCGAGGGAGGATCAATTACCTTCGCCCCGTTTGAGGTCAACCACGGCAATATCGATGCGCTTGGCTTCCGCATCGGGGACGTGGCCTACCTGCCCGATGTCTCTGCGATCCCGGAGGATACCTGGCCGATGCTGCAAGGCCTCGACACCTGGATCCTGGACGCCCTGCGCCGCACGCCACATCCCAGCCACAGCCATCTGGATAATTCGCTGGCCTGGATCAAGCGAGCAAATCCGCGCCGCGCCGTGCTGACGAACATGCATATTGATCTGGATTATCAAACGATTGCCGACGAGACACCGGACAATGTAATCCCGGCCTATGATGGGCTGACACTGACGTATCAGGTCTGA
- a CDS encoding Hint domain-containing protein: MPYSIYMLPEGLMTVTGTNGGNGLDGQNQGSGVHLSPTSTTPGATITLNSNAWQEIEINDNDTSFGDNDGGQRLVNSETVETSPGVFETFNVNTRVEAEYSIVVEDPGGVQYTLAAFNFSTGSPSYGTVEGLAFIGPQGGFPPIGVPLTVVSNQEGPNFDEATYATPICFAQGTLIATPDGDVAVEELAVGGLVSTVEHGAEPIRWIGRKTFPARGAFAPVEFAPGAIGNTRRLRVSRQHRLLLTGWRAELLFGEEAVWVPAAYFLDRPGVRVAEGGEVTYFHVLLDGHRTLLAEGVEAESLHPGDIALCGMGASAEAELFAMFPELERLRTRTMSRPAVRAIEAQVALAN, from the coding sequence GTGCCCTATTCGATTTACATGCTGCCCGAAGGCTTGATGACCGTGACCGGCACCAATGGGGGCAACGGTCTGGATGGTCAGAACCAGGGCTCGGGCGTGCATCTTTCACCCACATCCACCACGCCGGGTGCGACGATCACGCTCAATTCGAATGCGTGGCAAGAGATTGAGATCAACGACAATGACACCAGTTTTGGTGACAATGACGGCGGCCAGCGGCTGGTGAACTCGGAAACGGTGGAGACATCGCCGGGTGTGTTCGAGACCTTCAACGTCAACACCAGGGTAGAGGCGGAATATTCCATCGTCGTCGAAGACCCTGGTGGGGTGCAATACACGCTGGCGGCGTTCAACTTTTCCACAGGGTCTCCGTCATACGGAACCGTGGAGGGCTTGGCGTTTATCGGCCCTCAGGGGGGCTTCCCGCCAATCGGCGTGCCGCTGACTGTTGTCTCGAACCAGGAAGGTCCCAACTTCGATGAAGCGACCTATGCCACCCCGATTTGCTTCGCCCAAGGGACACTGATTGCCACGCCCGACGGCGATGTCGCGGTGGAGGAGCTGGCAGTCGGGGGGCTGGTCAGCACCGTCGAGCATGGGGCCGAGCCAATCCGGTGGATCGGCCGTAAGACCTTCCCCGCAAGGGGCGCCTTCGCGCCGGTGGAATTCGCGCCGGGTGCCATTGGCAACACGCGGCGTCTGCGCGTCTCTCGCCAGCATCGTCTGCTGTTGACCGGCTGGCGGGCCGAGCTGTTGTTCGGCGAAGAGGCGGTGTGGGTCCCCGCGGCCTATTTCCTTGATCGTCCCGGCGTGCGTGTGGCGGAGGGCGGGGAGGTCACCTATTTCCACGTCTTGCTGGACGGTCACAGAACGCTTCTGGCCGAAGGGGTGGAGGCGGAAAGCCTGCACCCCGGCGACATCGCGCTTTGCGGCATGGGGGCATCGGCGGAAGCGGAACTCTTCGCGATGTTCCCGGAGCTGGAGAGGCTGCGCACCCGCACCATGTCGCGCCCCGCCGTCCGCGCGATTGAGGCGCAGGTTGCCCTCGCCAACTGA